Proteins encoded by one window of Candidatus Endowatersipora endosymbiont of Watersipora subatra:
- the murA gene encoding UDP-N-acetylglucosamine 1-carboxyvinyltransferase, which translates to MDKILIQGNSVLNGIIPISGAKNATLPLMIASLLTHESLILENIPRLADVFVLQSILSNHGVDYHVMDNQTDGSNLTGRRVKFCAAKIVNTIAPYELVRKMRASFWVIGPLLARMGVATVSLPGGCAIGTRPIDLFVESLNALGAKIDIDSGYIVAKAPKGLQGSYYCFPKVSVGATHVMMMAASLANGETIIENAAREPEISDLAECLNKMGAKITGIGTSKLIIKGVSSLHGTTHTVLPDRIETGTFAACVAMTGGDIFLKNARSSLLKQVLDVLATSGTCIQEDSDGLRISRTDSIIQPILVKTGPFPGFPTDLQAQFMALATRADGVSHIKETIFENRFMHVQELTRLGANISVNGQTARVIGVNNLSGAPVMATDLRASMSLVIAGLGASGETEVHRVYHLDRGFELLEEKLSAIGANIRRVRTST; encoded by the coding sequence ATGGATAAAATTCTAATTCAGGGAAATAGTGTCCTTAATGGTATTATACCTATTTCTGGAGCAAAAAATGCAACATTACCACTGATGATAGCTTCTTTATTGACTCATGAATCCTTGATTCTTGAAAATATTCCGCGCTTAGCTGATGTATTCGTTCTTCAATCTATCTTATCAAATCACGGTGTTGACTACCATGTTATGGATAATCAAACTGATGGCTCTAATCTAACAGGTAGAAGGGTAAAATTTTGCGCTGCCAAAATTGTTAACACAATCGCTCCTTATGAGCTGGTACGGAAAATGCGAGCTAGCTTTTGGGTCATTGGTCCCCTTTTAGCACGGATGGGTGTTGCTACGGTTTCACTCCCAGGTGGATGCGCTATCGGAACTCGCCCGATTGATCTGTTTGTTGAAAGTCTCAATGCACTTGGTGCAAAGATTGATATCGATTCTGGATATATAGTTGCCAAAGCACCCAAAGGGTTACAAGGTTCTTACTACTGCTTTCCTAAAGTCTCTGTTGGTGCTACTCATGTAATGATGATGGCTGCTAGCTTAGCAAACGGCGAGACAATTATCGAAAATGCAGCTCGTGAACCGGAAATTTCTGACTTAGCCGAATGTTTGAACAAAATGGGAGCAAAGATTACTGGTATTGGAACGTCCAAACTCATCATAAAGGGAGTATCATCATTGCACGGAACAACCCATACAGTTTTACCCGATAGAATTGAAACTGGAACCTTTGCCGCTTGTGTTGCCATGACAGGCGGTGATATTTTTCTTAAAAATGCGCGGTCTTCTTTATTAAAGCAGGTACTTGATGTTCTGGCTACGAGTGGTACTTGCATTCAAGAAGACAGTGATGGACTGCGTATATCCAGAACTGATTCTATCATTCAGCCCATTTTAGTTAAAACTGGTCCATTTCCTGGATTTCCTACAGATTTACAAGCTCAATTCATGGCATTGGCAACACGCGCAGATGGTGTTTCTCATATTAAAGAAACGATATTTGAAAACAGGTTTATGCACGTACAGGAACTTACAAGGCTCGGCGCTAACATATCTGTGAACGGACAAACTGCAAGAGTCATAGGTGTGAATAATTTATCTGGAGCTCCAGTTATGGCTACTGATCTTCGTGCATCAATGTCTCTTGTTATCGCTGGTCTCGGCGCTTCAGGTGAGACTGAAGTACACAGAGTTTATCACCTAGATCGTGGCTTCGAACTTTTGGAAGAAAAACTATCCGCTATTGGTGCAAACATTCGACGGGTAAGAACTTCAACTTAA
- a CDS encoding SCO family protein has protein sequence MKRNNEENALHSVGFDFPACFFFSYLTVNWSLEQWGEDEKTIIEKTSIGGPFSALRANGTQITWDDMKGRPHILFFGFTHCPDICPTTLHQIGLWLDQIGHEADKIDAYFVTVDPMRDKPEILSAYLSAFNKRITGITGSKNQIEKIIKAWGIFAEKVSFKDEDYVMNHISSVYLMDSSGKFWGTIGHGEDMKIAKQKLLRLLSSAN, from the coding sequence ATGAAGAGAAATAATGAAGAGAATGCACTACACTCTGTGGGGTTCGATTTTCCTGCTTGTTTTTTTTTCTCTTATTTGACCGTAAACTGGAGTTTAGAACAATGGGGAGAAGATGAGAAAACTATTATAGAAAAAACGAGTATTGGCGGTCCCTTTTCAGCCTTGCGAGCGAATGGAACTCAGATCACTTGGGATGATATGAAAGGACGGCCTCATATTCTTTTTTTCGGTTTTACACATTGTCCAGATATATGCCCAACTACTTTACATCAAATTGGTTTATGGCTCGATCAAATTGGTCATGAAGCAGACAAAATCGATGCATATTTTGTTACCGTTGATCCAATGAGGGATAAACCTGAAATCTTATCAGCTTATTTATCGGCATTTAATAAACGAATCACGGGAATTACAGGATCAAAAAATCAGATTGAAAAAATTATTAAGGCTTGGGGTATCTTCGCTGAAAAAGTCTCTTTTAAGGATGAGGACTATGTAATGAACCATATTTCATCAGTCTATCTCATGGATTCATCAGGCAAATTTTGGGGAACAATAGGGCATGGTGAAGATATGAAGATTGCAAAACAGAAATTATTACGTTTGTTATCTAGTGCAAATTAA
- the ettA gene encoding energy-dependent translational throttle protein EttA: MASQFIYHMQNLNKLYTGGKKVLDNMQLSFYSNAKIGVLGPNGSGKSTLLKIMAGIDRDFSGEAWSSEGTKIGYLAQEPELDSRKTLRENVMDGIADKTALLERYNESMMNYSDEVASLQDQIDSEGLWDLDIKVDAAMSALQCPDTDMPVQLLSGGERRRVALCRLLLSEPDLLLLDEPTNHLDAETISWLEQHLREFKGAVVMVTHDRYFLDNVTNWILELDRGHGIPYEGNYSAYLEKKKKRMIQEGREQDARMRQLDREREWIGQSPKARQVKSKARINKYHELVEAANERKPTDNQIFIPVAERLGQIVIEANCLSKGFDKRPLIENLNFKLPAGGIVGIIGPNGAGKSTLFKMITGEETPDSGTIRIGETVKLGYVDQNRDSLDACKTVWEEISGGAELIKLGRHTINSRAYVSSFNFKKGDQQKKIGMLSGGQRNRIHLAKMLKSGANVLLLDEPTNDLDTETLSSLETSLEEFGGCAVIISHDRMFLDRLTTHILAFEGHSHVEWFQGNFEDYEKSKIARFSKKAKSSTPKRIHFKSLNR; encoded by the coding sequence ATGGCTTCTCAGTTTATTTATCATATGCAGAATTTAAACAAGCTTTACACAGGAGGAAAGAAGGTTCTCGATAATATGCAATTATCGTTTTATTCGAATGCTAAAATTGGGGTATTAGGGCCGAATGGTTCAGGTAAGTCGACCTTGCTTAAAATTATGGCAGGGATTGATAGGGACTTTTCAGGTGAGGCCTGGTCGTCAGAAGGAACTAAGATTGGCTATCTAGCGCAAGAACCTGAGTTAGATAGTAGGAAGACCCTTCGTGAAAATGTGATGGATGGTATAGCCGATAAGACCGCACTCTTGGAACGCTACAATGAATCAATGATGAATTATTCAGATGAGGTTGCCTCTTTGCAAGATCAAATTGACTCTGAAGGTCTTTGGGATTTGGATATCAAAGTTGATGCCGCTATGAGTGCCCTGCAGTGCCCTGATACTGATATGCCAGTTCAACTTCTTTCAGGAGGCGAGCGTCGCCGTGTAGCATTATGCCGTCTACTCTTATCTGAACCTGACTTGCTTCTGCTGGATGAGCCTACGAATCACTTGGATGCGGAAACTATTTCTTGGCTAGAACAACACTTGCGAGAATTTAAAGGAGCGGTTGTGATGGTGACTCATGATCGCTATTTCTTGGACAATGTGACCAACTGGATTCTGGAGCTGGATCGAGGTCATGGTATTCCATATGAAGGGAACTATTCAGCTTATCTAGAGAAAAAGAAAAAAAGGATGATTCAAGAAGGACGTGAGCAAGATGCCCGTATGCGTCAGTTAGATCGCGAGCGAGAATGGATAGGACAATCTCCGAAAGCTCGTCAGGTGAAATCAAAGGCTCGTATCAATAAATATCATGAACTCGTTGAAGCTGCTAATGAACGAAAGCCAACGGATAACCAAATTTTTATTCCAGTAGCAGAACGTCTAGGACAGATCGTAATTGAAGCGAACTGTCTCAGTAAAGGATTTGATAAGCGCCCACTGATTGAGAATTTAAATTTTAAACTACCTGCTGGTGGCATTGTTGGTATTATCGGGCCTAATGGTGCAGGCAAGTCCACGCTTTTTAAAATGATTACAGGTGAAGAAACGCCAGACAGTGGAACCATACGGATAGGTGAAACCGTAAAACTTGGATATGTGGATCAAAATCGGGATTCTCTTGATGCTTGTAAAACTGTCTGGGAAGAAATTTCCGGCGGCGCAGAACTGATCAAACTTGGCAGACATACAATAAATAGTCGTGCCTATGTGAGCTCGTTTAACTTCAAAAAAGGTGATCAGCAGAAAAAGATAGGAATGCTTTCCGGTGGTCAGCGTAACCGTATCCATCTTGCTAAGATGCTTAAGTCTGGTGCAAATGTTCTATTGCTAGATGAACCGACCAATGATTTAGATACGGAGACTCTTTCTTCTCTAGAGACCTCTCTCGAGGAATTTGGCGGATGTGCAGTTATTATTTCTCATGATAGGATGTTCCTAGATCGGTTAACCACGCACATCCTAGCCTTCGAAGGGCATTCACATGTTGAATGGTTTCAAGGGAATTTTGAGGACTATGAAAAGAGTAAAATCGCTCGCTTTAGTAAAAAAGCAAAGTCAAGCACTCCTAAACGAATTCATTTCAAATCGCTAAATCGTTAG
- a CDS encoding L-threonylcarbamoyladenylate synthase, whose protein sequence is MEGLNAARTALYDGQLVGVPTETVYGLAADATNCEAVVRIYTVKNRPSFNPLIIHVSNLAMAHKYGQFNAIAEHLALAFWPGPLTLVVPLNDSSGISPVLTSDLKTIALRQPQGVMATLSELLQKPLAAPSANVSGKLSPTRASHVQDSLGDSVDVILDAGPCIVGLESTIIQIDDLGCFLLREGGIASEDIELILKQKFKSMNLKKKEGSIIAPGMLLSHYAPSKPLKLNVNSISINPKDALLAFGQQPIHEQTCVAVRNLSTSGNLVEAAKNLFAMLSELDKTDASSILVQPIPFEGLGAAVNDRLKRAASR, encoded by the coding sequence ATGGAAGGCTTAAACGCGGCAAGAACTGCGCTTTATGATGGCCAGTTGGTTGGAGTGCCAACAGAAACAGTTTACGGTCTGGCAGCTGATGCTACCAACTGTGAGGCTGTGGTCCGTATTTATACAGTCAAAAACAGACCATCTTTTAATCCTCTGATTATCCATGTTTCTAATCTCGCTATGGCCCATAAGTATGGTCAGTTCAATGCCATTGCCGAGCATCTGGCCTTAGCATTTTGGCCAGGACCGTTGACACTCGTCGTCCCATTGAATGATAGTAGTGGAATCAGCCCTGTCCTAACTTCTGATCTCAAAACGATTGCGCTTCGTCAACCACAGGGAGTCATGGCAACCTTATCAGAACTTCTTCAGAAACCTCTAGCGGCTCCTAGTGCTAATGTTTCAGGTAAACTGAGTCCAACACGTGCATCACATGTTCAAGATAGTCTTGGTGATTCTGTGGATGTTATTCTTGATGCAGGGCCCTGTATAGTTGGACTAGAATCTACTATCATTCAGATTGATGATCTTGGCTGTTTTCTCCTACGTGAGGGGGGGATAGCAAGTGAAGATATTGAATTAATCCTAAAACAGAAATTTAAATCTATGAATCTGAAGAAAAAAGAGGGCTCTATTATAGCACCTGGTATGCTATTATCACACTATGCCCCTTCAAAACCTCTAAAATTAAATGTAAACAGCATTAGCATTAATCCTAAAGATGCACTACTTGCTTTTGGACAACAACCGATCCACGAACAGACATGTGTTGCAGTACGTAATCTTAGCACCAGTGGAAATCTCGTAGAGGCTGCAAAAAATCTTTTTGCTATGCTTTCAGAACTGGATAAAACCGATGCATCCTCAATTCTTGTACAACCAATCCCTTTTGAGGGATTAGGTGCTGCTGTTAATGATCGTTTAAAACGAGCTGCTTCAAGATAA
- a CDS encoding CDGSH iron-sulfur domain-containing protein: MKTKIHSIAGCIGFLIVLIFFLSTVYSELFGSYEDIVLVKSNILKGIFFLSATMIIAGGSGIRLGANRIDSKVITKKRRMPFIGANGLLILVPAAFYLEYKASSGSFDTKFYLVQGLELIAGLTNLVMMGLNIRDGLILTGRIPEKAHAKKSVSNGSSIEERDGGPLIVKGVSRLINEDGIPLDTKPIMALCRCGASKNQPYCDGSHNDIGFDSRCLNEYTSGSFQEYKGRNITVYYNRLLCSHAGECTKHLKPVFDTSRTPWIIPDNASRDKIIFIIMTCPSGALSYRLDTEAPRHEISKEKGISIDKDGPYRVVRIPLVSSSSIQGACSKKFVLCRCGISKNKPYCDGSHKERKG; this comes from the coding sequence ATGAAAACAAAAATCCATTCCATTGCCGGATGCATTGGCTTCTTGATTGTGCTAATATTTTTTTTATCAACAGTCTATTCTGAGCTATTTGGTTCTTATGAAGATATTGTATTAGTCAAATCTAACATTCTAAAAGGAATTTTTTTCCTGAGCGCAACTATGATCATTGCGGGCGGGTCAGGGATTCGGTTAGGGGCCAATCGTATTGACTCGAAAGTTATAACAAAAAAGAGAAGGATGCCATTCATTGGAGCAAATGGTCTCCTAATTTTGGTCCCTGCTGCTTTTTATCTCGAATACAAAGCCTCCTCAGGCTCCTTTGACACTAAATTTTATTTAGTACAAGGATTGGAACTCATAGCTGGATTAACAAATCTCGTCATGATGGGCTTGAATATCCGTGATGGATTGATCCTCACGGGACGGATTCCTGAGAAGGCTCATGCTAAGAAGAGTGTATCAAATGGATCTAGCATTGAAGAAAGAGATGGTGGTCCTCTCATTGTAAAAGGGGTCAGTCGATTAATAAATGAAGATGGAATTCCTCTCGATACGAAGCCGATCATGGCCTTGTGCAGGTGTGGTGCATCTAAAAACCAGCCTTACTGTGATGGATCTCATAATGACATTGGTTTTGACAGTCGATGTTTGAACGAATATACATCTGGTTCTTTTCAGGAATACAAAGGTCGAAATATAACAGTCTATTATAACCGTTTGCTCTGCTCTCATGCTGGAGAATGTACAAAACACCTCAAACCAGTCTTTGATACATCAAGAACGCCTTGGATTATCCCCGACAATGCTTCAAGGGATAAGATTATTTTTATCATCATGACCTGTCCATCGGGTGCTTTATCATATAGATTAGACACTGAGGCGCCTCGACATGAAATAAGTAAGGAAAAAGGAATCAGTATCGATAAAGATGGTCCTTATCGTGTTGTGCGTATCCCGCTTGTATCTTCATCTTCTATCCAAGGTGCCTGTTCTAAAAAATTCGTTCTTTGCCGCTGTGGAATCTCAAAAAATAAACCTTATTGTGACGGTAGCCACAAAGAGAGGAAAGGGTAA
- the rplS gene encoding 50S ribosomal protein L19 — protein sequence MANIIEQLEKEQSQNIETKRRLPDFSPGDTLRVLVRVTEGTRARIQAYQGVCIARKGFDLNGSFTVRKISYGEGVERVFPLYSPMVEGIEVLRLGRVRRAKLYYLRGLRGKSARITEKTAGRSAKSK from the coding sequence ATGGCTAATATCATTGAGCAACTTGAAAAGGAGCAGTCTCAAAACATTGAAACGAAGCGAAGATTACCGGATTTCTCTCCAGGCGATACTCTTCGTGTTCTGGTTCGTGTAACAGAAGGCACTCGTGCACGAATTCAAGCTTATCAAGGTGTATGTATAGCCAGAAAAGGTTTTGATCTGAATGGAAGCTTTACCGTTCGCAAAATTTCATATGGGGAAGGTGTCGAACGTGTTTTTCCGCTCTATTCACCGATGGTTGAAGGGATTGAAGTACTACGTTTAGGTCGCGTTCGCCGGGCAAAGCTTTATTATCTACGTGGCCTTCGTGGAAAATCAGCTCGCATTACTGAAAAGACAGCAGGGCGTTCTGCCAAGAGTAAATAA
- the dxs gene encoding 1-deoxy-D-xylulose-5-phosphate synthase, with protein MISKTPLLDTISLPSDLRQLKDSALKQVAEELRNEMINTVSVTGGHLGAGLGVVELTIALHYVFKTPQDRIIWDVGHQCYPHKILTGRRNRILTLRKKGGLSGFTKRSESVYDPFGAAHSSTSISAGLGISEASRLEGVERDVVSIIGDGAMSAGMAYEAMNNAGHLNARQIVILNDNDMSIAPPTGAMSAYLARLVSGKTYLSIRETARQLTAYLPKFFYEKARKTEEFARGYWMGGTMFEELGFYYVGPIDGHNLDHLLPVLRNVRDAKDRPILIHVITKKGKGYAPAEGAYDKLHAVAKFDVATGKQEERSTNAPSYTSVFGHSLVQEARKDKKIIAITAAMPSGTGVDIFQENFPDRTYDVGIAEQHAVTFAAGMASEGYKPFCAIYSTFLQRAYDQVIHDVSIQNLPVRFPIDRAGFVGFDGATHAGSFDLAYLCCLPGFTVMAASDSAELKNMVKTAAAFDEGPIAFRYPRGEGAGEIPKKGQILEIGKGRIVKEGTKIAILSIGSRLGDCLLAAEELEIHNLSTTVADARFAKPLDTDLLSQLAHHHEILITVEEGSAGGFGSHVLQYLARQGFLDSNLRVRPLVMPDVYIDQMSSEEMLTLSGLDCKSIIQTIFNTLLI; from the coding sequence GTGATTTCAAAGACCCCACTTCTTGATACTATTAGTCTTCCATCTGATTTACGCCAGTTGAAGGATTCAGCACTCAAACAAGTTGCTGAAGAACTCCGAAATGAGATGATTAATACTGTTTCTGTTACTGGTGGTCATCTAGGAGCTGGGCTTGGCGTAGTAGAATTAACGATTGCTTTGCATTATGTATTTAAAACTCCTCAAGACCGTATTATTTGGGATGTAGGACATCAGTGTTATCCGCACAAAATATTAACAGGTAGACGGAACCGTATTCTTACCTTAAGAAAAAAAGGAGGATTATCTGGATTCACCAAACGTTCTGAAAGTGTTTATGATCCGTTTGGAGCGGCTCATTCATCCACCTCAATTTCTGCTGGACTCGGTATTTCTGAAGCCTCTCGACTTGAAGGGGTAGAACGCGATGTTGTTTCAATTATAGGTGATGGTGCGATGTCGGCTGGCATGGCCTATGAGGCGATGAATAATGCAGGACACTTGAATGCCCGCCAGATCGTTATTCTTAACGACAATGATATGTCAATTGCGCCTCCAACAGGTGCAATGAGCGCCTATCTTGCTCGTCTAGTATCAGGAAAAACCTACTTATCGATTCGTGAAACAGCAAGGCAACTGACTGCTTATTTGCCTAAGTTTTTCTATGAAAAGGCAAGAAAAACGGAAGAGTTTGCAAGAGGGTACTGGATGGGTGGTACCATGTTTGAAGAACTAGGATTCTACTATGTGGGTCCGATTGACGGTCATAATTTAGATCATTTATTACCTGTCTTACGTAATGTAAGAGACGCTAAAGATCGCCCTATTCTTATTCATGTAATTACAAAAAAAGGTAAAGGATATGCTCCTGCGGAGGGAGCGTATGATAAATTGCATGCTGTTGCCAAATTTGATGTGGCGACTGGAAAGCAAGAAGAGAGATCAACCAATGCACCCTCTTACACTAGCGTTTTTGGGCATTCTCTTGTTCAGGAAGCTCGGAAAGACAAAAAAATTATAGCAATTACAGCTGCTATGCCGAGTGGTACAGGAGTTGATATTTTTCAAGAAAACTTTCCTGATCGAACCTATGATGTTGGGATTGCCGAACAGCACGCTGTCACTTTCGCAGCAGGCATGGCAAGTGAGGGTTACAAACCATTTTGCGCTATCTATTCAACATTTTTGCAAAGAGCCTATGATCAAGTGATTCACGATGTATCCATACAAAATCTCCCTGTTCGATTTCCTATAGATAGGGCAGGATTTGTTGGCTTTGATGGTGCCACGCATGCCGGTTCTTTTGATCTAGCTTATCTTTGCTGCCTTCCTGGATTCACTGTTATGGCTGCATCTGATTCAGCTGAACTTAAGAATATGGTCAAGACAGCAGCAGCTTTTGATGAGGGGCCGATTGCTTTTCGATATCCCCGTGGAGAAGGAGCAGGAGAAATCCCTAAAAAAGGTCAGATCCTCGAGATCGGTAAGGGACGAATTGTAAAAGAAGGCACAAAGATTGCGATTTTGTCTATAGGATCACGCCTAGGCGACTGCCTACTCGCTGCAGAAGAACTTGAAATTCATAATCTATCAACTACTGTCGCTGATGCCCGTTTTGCGAAACCTTTAGACACCGACCTTTTATCACAGCTTGCCCATCATCACGAAATATTGATTACAGTTGAAGAAGGATCTGCTGGTGGATTTGGATCACATGTTTTACAATACCTAGCTAGGCAAGGGTTTTTGGATTCAAACTTGCGTGTTCGTCCTCTTGTAATGCCTGATGTTTATATAGATCAGATGTCATCAGAAGAAATGCTGACTCTTTCTGGCCTTGATTGCAAGTCAATTATCCAGACTATATTTAATACCTTGCTCATTTAA
- a CDS encoding FAD-binding oxidoreductase — protein sequence MTCLINPGLIDEFSTIVGKRYTLTTSEDVHPYTRDARGRYNNPAQLVLKPSTVKQVSNILKLATKTRIGIIPQGGNTGLSGGALPLNGGDKNEIIVSMERMNLILEPDLETNTMGVEAGSILRDVQKKADEVNRLFPLFLGSDRSCQIGGNISSNAGGMGVLAYGNTRELIMGLEVVLPNGDIWNGLSCLRKDNTGFDLKNLFIGAEGTLGIITKAILKLCSKPRGQKVALVCLETPSQALQLLNQSQFIAGGELTGFELMSSLAMEFTLKYKADNIQRPFIRTAPWYVLIEISSRISNQDAYDKLKTILTFAYKNDLIIEDNVSLSSDQNESFWRLRRTLSESQKSQGASVKHDISLPLNTIPSFINQADRAIMNLIPGARICNFGHLGDGNLHYNITQPVDWNSADFYKHEAEIQTCIYEIVEKFQGSISAEHGIGQMKTDKLEQIKDPIALSMMKKIKQSFDPGYIMNPGKLLK from the coding sequence ATGACCTGTCTAATAAATCCAGGTTTGATTGATGAATTTTCAACCATTGTTGGTAAAAGATACACTCTAACAACGTCAGAAGATGTTCATCCTTACACAAGGGATGCACGGGGTCGCTATAATAATCCAGCACAGTTGGTATTGAAACCTAGTACAGTCAAGCAGGTTTCAAATATCCTTAAGCTGGCAACAAAGACAAGAATAGGAATTATTCCACAGGGGGGAAATACAGGATTATCCGGTGGAGCACTCCCTCTGAATGGAGGGGATAAAAACGAGATTATCGTTTCAATGGAGCGGATGAACTTGATTTTAGAACCAGACCTTGAAACTAATACAATGGGAGTTGAAGCGGGCTCAATCTTACGAGATGTACAAAAAAAAGCGGATGAGGTTAACCGTCTTTTTCCTTTATTCTTGGGATCAGATCGTAGTTGCCAGATCGGTGGCAATATTAGTTCCAATGCGGGTGGGATGGGAGTTTTAGCTTATGGCAATACGCGTGAACTGATCATGGGGCTAGAAGTCGTTCTGCCCAATGGTGATATTTGGAATGGCTTGAGCTGTTTGCGTAAAGACAATACTGGCTTTGATTTAAAAAATCTCTTTATCGGCGCTGAAGGTACACTAGGGATTATCACAAAAGCGATCTTAAAATTATGTTCTAAACCGAGAGGCCAAAAAGTGGCACTGGTGTGTTTGGAAACCCCTTCACAGGCACTTCAGTTACTCAATCAATCGCAATTTATTGCGGGTGGTGAGTTGACAGGATTTGAACTCATGTCATCTCTAGCCATGGAGTTTACATTGAAATATAAAGCTGATAATATTCAGCGCCCCTTCATAAGGACAGCACCATGGTATGTCCTCATAGAGATTTCCTCTAGAATATCCAATCAAGATGCTTACGATAAATTGAAAACTATCTTGACCTTTGCTTACAAAAATGATCTGATAATTGAAGATAATGTTTCTCTTTCATCTGATCAGAACGAATCATTCTGGCGCTTGCGGAGAACTTTATCTGAATCACAAAAATCGCAAGGGGCGTCAGTTAAGCATGACATCTCTCTACCTCTTAATACCATTCCTTCCTTTATAAACCAGGCAGATAGAGCAATTATGAACTTAATACCTGGTGCTCGTATTTGCAATTTTGGCCATTTAGGGGATGGGAATCTACATTATAATATTACGCAACCAGTGGATTGGAATAGTGCTGACTTCTATAAACATGAAGCAGAAATACAGACTTGTATCTATGAAATAGTAGAGAAATTTCAGGGATCCATTTCTGCAGAACATGGAATTGGGCAGATGAAAACAGATAAACTAGAACAGATAAAAGACCCTATTGCTTTATCAATGATGAAGAAGATCAAACAATCATTTGATCCTGGATATATTATGAATCCAGGAAAACTTTTAAAGTAG
- the purD gene encoding phosphoribosylamine--glycine ligase: MSVNTQKTVEKMNILLIGSGGREHALGWRISQSPKCRKLFIAPGNGGVENISERIDLDISNHDDVLTFCELTNINFVVIGPEAPLIEGLTDSLRNAGILTFSPSSAAAQLEGSKHFTKTLCDQMNVPTADYRYFTDAVSAKQYVAHTPIPLVIKADGPADGKGVTVAKTLKEAYIAIDSCFDGLFKKSKSKVIIEEFLTGEEVSMFFLCEGRDAIPFGTAKDYKHVGDGNTGPNTGGMGAYSPSPLANDAMVNQVLNSIILPSLQGLSDSGISFSGILFAGLIIGDDGPKLIEYNTRFGDPECQVLMMRLQSDLLTTLLDCAQGRLKEVTPIWSNKIALTVVMAASGYPSLYKKNSQIKGLENIDHDNVHVFHAGTEHINNQIQAIRGRVLNVTALGRTLLEAQKKAYDFVKKIDWPEGFYRRDIGFQGIQEKENN, translated from the coding sequence GTGAGTGTAAACACACAGAAAACGGTTGAAAAAATGAATATCCTTCTTATTGGATCAGGAGGTCGCGAGCATGCCCTCGGCTGGAGGATTTCACAATCCCCTAAATGTAGAAAATTGTTTATAGCTCCTGGTAATGGTGGTGTAGAAAATATTTCTGAGCGTATTGATCTTGATATTAGTAACCATGATGATGTTCTCACATTTTGCGAATTAACGAATATTAACTTCGTAGTAATCGGGCCTGAAGCGCCTCTTATTGAAGGTCTAACGGATTCATTACGCAATGCTGGCATTCTAACATTTTCTCCATCGTCTGCAGCGGCTCAACTGGAGGGATCAAAACATTTTACAAAGACTCTATGCGACCAGATGAATGTTCCGACAGCTGACTATCGTTATTTTACAGATGCAGTCAGTGCTAAACAGTATGTTGCTCATACCCCTATTCCACTTGTTATCAAAGCTGATGGTCCAGCGGATGGAAAAGGTGTAACGGTCGCAAAAACTCTTAAAGAAGCCTATATTGCTATTGATTCTTGTTTTGATGGGCTGTTCAAGAAAAGCAAATCGAAGGTCATTATTGAAGAATTTCTAACAGGAGAAGAGGTGTCAATGTTCTTTCTATGTGAAGGAAGGGATGCTATCCCTTTTGGTACGGCTAAGGACTACAAGCATGTTGGTGACGGTAATACTGGACCTAATACCGGAGGAATGGGAGCCTATTCCCCCTCACCTCTTGCTAATGATGCAATGGTTAATCAGGTCCTAAACTCAATTATTTTACCTAGTCTTCAAGGTTTATCCGATTCAGGGATTTCTTTTTCAGGTATTTTGTTTGCAGGACTTATAATTGGAGATGATGGTCCTAAATTAATCGAATATAACACTCGTTTTGGAGATCCAGAATGCCAAGTTTTGATGATGCGGCTGCAAAGCGACTTGCTAACAACTTTACTGGACTGTGCACAAGGACGTTTAAAAGAGGTCACTCCTATTTGGTCTAATAAAATTGCCCTTACTGTTGTGATGGCAGCTTCTGGTTATCCTAGCCTATACAAAAAAAACAGTCAAATTAAGGGTCTAGAAAATATTGATCATGATAATGTTCATGTTTTTCATGCAGGGACAGAGCATATTAACAATCAGATTCAAGCAATTAGAGGGCGCGTCCTGAATGTAACTGCATTAGGAAGAACCTTGTTAGAAGCCCAAAAAAAAGCCTATGATTTTGTCAAAAAAATAGACTGGCCTGAGGGATTCTACCGAAGAGATATTGGTTTTCAGGGCATTCAAGAAAAAGAAAACAATTAA